Proteins from one Pseudomonas bijieensis genomic window:
- a CDS encoding TIGR01777 family oxidoreductase, translated as MHILLTGGTGLIGRQLCRLWLEQGHRLTVWSRRPEEVAKICGAQVRGVARLEDIDVPVDAVINLAGAPIADRPWSHKRKMLLWSSRITLTEVLLAWLERCEQKPQVLISGSAVGWYGDGGERELTEESGPVSEDFASQLCIAWEETAQRAEAQGMRVVLVRTGLVLSAEGGFLSRLLLPFKLALGGRIGNGRQWMPWIHIDDQIALIDFLLHRSDASGPYNACAPNPVRNRDFAKALGRVLHRPAVVPMPELALKVALGELSLLLLGGQRATPARLQAAGFTFRFTDLPAALEDLSSRL; from the coding sequence ATGCACATATTGCTGACCGGCGGTACTGGTTTGATCGGACGTCAGCTCTGCCGCCTCTGGTTGGAGCAGGGACATCGCTTGACGGTATGGAGTCGCCGGCCTGAAGAGGTGGCGAAAATCTGTGGGGCACAAGTGCGCGGCGTTGCCAGGCTCGAGGACATCGATGTGCCGGTGGACGCGGTGATCAACCTCGCGGGAGCGCCCATTGCCGACCGGCCCTGGAGCCACAAACGCAAGATGTTGCTATGGAGCAGTCGCATCACATTGACGGAAGTTTTGCTGGCGTGGCTGGAGCGTTGCGAACAGAAACCGCAGGTGTTGATTTCCGGTTCGGCAGTGGGCTGGTACGGCGATGGTGGCGAGCGCGAGTTGACCGAGGAATCGGGACCGGTGAGCGAAGATTTTGCCAGTCAGTTGTGTATCGCCTGGGAAGAAACCGCGCAGCGGGCCGAGGCGCAGGGCATGCGCGTGGTACTGGTTCGTACCGGCCTGGTCCTGTCTGCCGAGGGCGGCTTTTTGTCGCGGCTGTTGCTGCCATTCAAACTGGCGCTGGGCGGGCGTATCGGCAATGGTCGGCAGTGGATGCCGTGGATTCATATTGACGATCAAATCGCCCTGATTGATTTTCTTCTGCACCGCTCTGATGCCAGCGGTCCTTATAATGCGTGCGCTCCTAACCCGGTGCGCAACCGCGATTTTGCCAAGGCCTTGGGGCGCGTGTTGCATCGGCCAGCCGTGGTGCCGATGCCGGAGCTTGCGTTGAAAGTCGCATTGGGGGAATTGTCACTGCTGTTGCTCGGCGGCCAGCGCGCCACGCCGGCCCGACTGCAGGCGGCGGGTTTCACATTCCGGTTCACTGATTTGCCCGCGGCCCTGGAAGACTTGTCCAGCCGCCTTTGA
- the hemH gene encoding ferrochelatase has protein sequence MTDHALLLVNLGSPASTSVADVRRYLNQFLMDPYVIDLPWPVRRLLVSLILIKRPEQSAHAYASIWWEEGSPLVVLSRRLQQAMTVQWTQGPVELAMRYGEPSIESALVRLASQGHKKITLAPLYPQFADSTVTTVVEEAKRVVREKKLNVQFSILQPFYDQPEYLDALVTSAKPYLMQDHDHLLLSFHGLPERHLTKLDPTGFHCFKDADCCKNAPPEVMATCYRAQCIRTAEQFAQRMGLKEGQWSVSFQSRLGRAKWIEPYTEARLDELAKSGVKKVLVMCPAFVADCIETLEEIGDRGREQFRAAGGEELVLVPCLNDESQWAKALSTLCERAPIAL, from the coding sequence ATGACCGATCACGCGTTGCTTCTGGTGAATCTGGGTTCGCCTGCCTCCACTTCGGTGGCCGATGTGCGCCGCTACCTCAATCAATTCCTGATGGATCCGTATGTCATCGACTTGCCATGGCCGGTACGGCGCTTGCTGGTGTCGCTGATTCTGATCAAGCGTCCCGAGCAGTCGGCTCATGCCTACGCTTCGATCTGGTGGGAGGAGGGGTCGCCGTTGGTGGTGCTCAGTCGTCGGCTGCAACAGGCCATGACCGTGCAGTGGACCCAGGGCCCGGTGGAACTGGCGATGCGTTATGGCGAGCCGTCCATTGAATCGGCGCTGGTGCGCCTGGCGAGCCAGGGGCACAAAAAGATCACCCTGGCGCCGTTGTACCCGCAGTTCGCTGACAGTACCGTCACCACGGTGGTCGAGGAAGCGAAGCGGGTTGTGCGGGAAAAGAAGCTTAATGTGCAGTTCTCGATTCTCCAGCCGTTCTACGACCAGCCGGAGTACCTCGACGCCTTGGTGACCAGCGCCAAGCCCTACCTGATGCAGGATCACGATCACCTGCTGTTGAGTTTCCACGGCTTGCCCGAGCGACACCTGACCAAGCTCGACCCAACGGGGTTCCATTGCTTCAAGGATGCCGACTGCTGCAAGAACGCACCGCCGGAAGTCATGGCCACCTGTTACCGCGCCCAGTGCATTCGCACGGCCGAACAGTTCGCCCAGCGCATGGGGCTCAAGGAGGGCCAGTGGTCGGTGTCGTTCCAGTCGCGGCTGGGCCGTGCCAAGTGGATCGAACCCTACACCGAAGCGCGCCTGGATGAGTTGGCCAAAAGTGGCGTGAAGAAAGTCTTGGTGATGTGCCCGGCGTTCGTGGCCGATTGCATCGAGACCCTGGAGGAAATCGGCGATCGCGGGCGCGAGCAATTCCGCGCGGCAGGAGGGGAGGAGCTGGTGCTGGTGCCGTGTCTCAACGACGAGTCGCAGTGGGCGAAGGCGTTGAGTACGTTGTGTGAGCGGGCGCCCATCGCTTTGTGA
- a CDS encoding uracil-xanthine permease family protein: MQDEFNDPLWRQVLSGAQMLFVAFGALVLMPLITGLDPNVALFTAGLGTILFQIVTGRQVPVFLASSFAFITPIILAKGQFGLAATMGGVMAAGFVYTFLGLAVKIKGTGFIDRLLPPVVIGPVIISIGLAMAPIAANMAMGKAGDGTELIHYQTAMLISMPALLTTLIVAVFGKGIFRLVPIISGVLVGFAMAFFFGVVDTAKIAAAPWFALPNFTAPEFNWQAILFIVPVALAPAIEHIGGVIAVGSVTGRDYLKKPGLHRTLLGDGLATTAAGLFGGPPNTTYAEVTGAVMLTKNYNPKIMTWAAIFAISLAFIGKFGALLQSIPVPVMGGILCLLFGSIAAVGMNTLIRHKIDLGEARNLVIVSVTLVFGIGGVLVGTGTGPDDFGLKGIALCAVVAIALNLLLPGNDSWKQKKADEPLI; the protein is encoded by the coding sequence ATGCAGGACGAGTTCAACGACCCGCTCTGGCGCCAGGTCCTGTCCGGCGCGCAGATGCTGTTCGTCGCCTTCGGCGCGCTGGTATTGATGCCGCTGATCACCGGGCTGGACCCTAACGTGGCGCTGTTCACCGCCGGCCTGGGGACGATCCTGTTCCAGATCGTCACTGGACGCCAGGTGCCGGTGTTCCTGGCGTCGAGCTTTGCCTTCATCACACCGATCATCCTCGCCAAGGGCCAGTTCGGCCTGGCCGCGACCATGGGTGGCGTGATGGCGGCGGGTTTCGTCTACACCTTCCTGGGCCTGGCGGTGAAGATCAAGGGCACCGGCTTCATCGACCGGCTACTGCCGCCGGTGGTCATTGGCCCGGTGATCATTTCCATCGGCCTGGCCATGGCGCCGATTGCGGCCAACATGGCGATGGGCAAGGCCGGCGACGGCACCGAACTGATTCATTATCAAACCGCGATGCTGATTTCGATGCCAGCCCTGCTCACCACCCTGATCGTCGCGGTGTTCGGCAAAGGTATTTTCCGCCTGGTGCCGATCATTTCCGGCGTGCTGGTGGGCTTTGCCATGGCGTTTTTCTTCGGTGTGGTGGATACCGCGAAAATCGCCGCCGCGCCGTGGTTCGCCCTGCCAAACTTCACTGCACCTGAATTCAACTGGCAGGCGATCCTGTTCATCGTACCGGTGGCCCTGGCGCCAGCCATCGAGCACATCGGCGGCGTGATTGCCGTGGGCAGCGTGACCGGTCGCGACTACCTGAAAAAACCCGGCCTGCATCGCACCCTGCTCGGTGACGGCCTCGCCACCACCGCCGCCGGCCTGTTCGGCGGCCCGCCCAACACCACCTACGCCGAAGTGACCGGTGCGGTGATGCTGACCAAGAACTACAACCCGAAGATCATGACCTGGGCGGCGATCTTCGCCATCAGCCTGGCGTTCATCGGCAAGTTCGGCGCGCTGCTGCAAAGCATCCCGGTGCCAGTGATGGGCGGGATCCTGTGCCTGTTGTTCGGTTCGATCGCGGCGGTGGGCATGAACACCTTGATCCGCCACAAGATCGACCTGGGCGAAGCCCGCAACCTGGTGATCGTTTCGGTGACCCTGGTGTTCGGCATCGGCGGTGTACTGGTGGGCACCGGCACCGGCCCGGACGACTTCGGCCTCAAAGGCATTGCGCTGTGCGCGGTAGTGGCGATCGCCCTGAACCTGCTGCTGCCGGGCAATGACAGCTGGAAGCAGAAGAAGGCGGATGAGCCGCTGATCTGA
- the upp gene encoding uracil phosphoribosyltransferase, with translation MPILEIRHPLIRHKLGLMRRADISTKNFRELAQEVGALLTYEATKDLPLESYEIDGWAGTVQVEKIAGKKITVVPILRAGIGMLEGVLSLIPGAKVSAVGVARNEQTLQAHTYLEKLVPEIDERLAMIIDPMLATGSSMVATIDLLKKAGCRDIRAMVLVAAPEGIKAVQDAHPDVTIYTASIDQKLNEHGYIIPGLGDAGDKIFGTKQKDA, from the coding sequence ATGCCCATCCTCGAGATCCGCCATCCGCTGATCAGACACAAACTCGGCCTGATGCGCCGCGCTGACATTAGCACGAAGAACTTCCGTGAACTCGCCCAGGAAGTCGGTGCGCTGCTCACCTACGAAGCCACCAAGGACCTGCCCCTGGAGTCCTATGAAATCGACGGTTGGGCCGGTACGGTCCAGGTCGAGAAAATCGCCGGCAAGAAGATCACCGTGGTGCCGATCCTGCGCGCCGGCATCGGCATGCTCGAGGGCGTACTGAGCCTGATCCCCGGGGCCAAGGTCAGCGCCGTGGGCGTGGCTCGCAACGAGCAGACCCTGCAGGCGCACACCTACCTGGAAAAACTGGTGCCGGAAATCGACGAGCGCCTGGCGATGATCATCGACCCGATGCTCGCCACCGGCAGCTCCATGGTCGCCACCATCGACCTGTTGAAAAAAGCCGGTTGCCGGGACATCCGCGCCATGGTGCTGGTCGCGGCGCCCGAAGGCATCAAGGCCGTGCAGGACGCCCACCCGGATGTGACCATCTACACCGCGTCCATCGACCAGAAACTCAACGAGCATGGCTACATCATCCCGGGCCTGGGCGATGCCGGCGACAAGATCTTCGGCACCAAGCAGAAGGACGCTTGA